In Terriglobus aquaticus, the genomic window CGCTTGCCGTTCTCGCGAACGACGTTGACCTGTGGTGCGGAGCCGAGGCGTACCTGCGCCACGTCCTTCATTTGGACCACCGCCCCGTTAGCGGCGCGGATTGGCATGTCGTTCATCGCGCTGACCAACGCGGGCGACGAGTTCAGCTTGATGATGAACTCTCGATCGCCCATGCGCGCGACACCGGCGGGCAGAATCAGATTCTGCTGGTTCAGCGCGGTCGAAATATCCTGGGCTGCAAGGTGGTGCGAGTACAGCAGGTTCGGATCGATATCCACCTGCACCTGGCGCACCTTGCCCCCGTACGGCAGAGGCACGGAAGCACCCTGCACGTTGGCCAGCCGCGGTCGGACAAACGAGGTGCCGTCGTCGTATAGATCTTCTTCCGTGAGCCCTTGACCATTCAGAGCGAGCTGAACGATGGGCACGCTCGAAGCGTCGTATTTGATGATGTTGGGCGGGTATGTGCCCGGCGGCAGGATGCGCAGAATCGTTTGCACCACCGCGGTGATCTGCGACAACGCGAGCTCCACCTTTACGGTGGGCTGAAAGTACACGCGAATGACGGACACACCCTGGTAGCTTTCGCTGGACGTGTGTTCGATGTCGTTGACAGTGGTGGACAGAGCCCGCTCGCACACGGTGACGATGCGGCCTTCCATGTCCTGTGGAGGCAGTCCGCTATAGCTCCAAACAATCGTGACAACAGGAATGTTGATGTACGGATAGATATCTTTCGGCGCAGTGATCACCGTGCCGATGCCAAGCAGCATGATGAGCATCGATAACACGACAAACGTATACGGGCGCCGCAGCGCCAGGCGTACGATCCACATCCCTGCTTCTTTCCCTTGCTGATGTCAGTGCGTTGGATGCAAAAACATTGTGGAGTGTGCCAGCGATCGCAATTGGCAGACAGTTGTTGATCAGGCGACAATGCCGGTATGACAACGGCATCCGCGTTTCTGGGCATTGACTGCGGCACACAAGGAACCAAGGCGCTGCTGCTGCAGCAGGATGGCAAGACCCTGGGCCGCGGCTACGCCAAGCACGACATCATCGAGCGCGCCAATGGAGCGCGCGAGCAGGATCCGCGATGGTGGGTGGATGCGTTGAAAACGAGTGTGGCCGCTGCCATGGCCTCGCACCCGAACGCTGCTGTGCAGGGCATCGGCATCTCGGGTCAACAACACGGGCTGGTTGTGTTGGACGAAGCGAACGAGGTCATTCGTCCCGCCAAACTTTGGAACGACACGGAAACCGCGCCGCAGAATGAAAAGCTGCTGACCCACTTCGGTGGACCGGAAGCATGGATAGAGCGGTTCGGCATCGTCCCGCGAACGGGCTACACCGTAAGCAAGCTGCTTTGGCTGAAAGAGGTTGAGCCGCAGAACTTCGCGCGAGTGCGCCACATCCTCCTGCCGCATGAGTACTTGAACCTCTGGTTGACCGGAAACCTTCGTGCGGAATACGGCGACGCCTCCGGAACCGGGTACTTCGACCCGCGCAGCCGCAAGTGGATTGCCGAGGTGCTGCAGTGGATTGACGGAGGAAGCGGTCAGTTGGTCTCAGCACTGCCGCAGCTGATCACGCCGGAAGACGCCGTCGGCAAGCTCCGCCCCGAGATCGCGGACGAGCTTGGACTACCGCACGACTGCCTGGTTGCAAGCGGCGGTGGCGACAACATGATGGGAGCTCTGGGCACCGGCAACGTGAAACAGGGCGTGGTGACCATGAGCCTCGGAACATCGTCTACGGTGTACAGCTATCGCGACGCTCCCGCCGAGGATCGCAGCGGCAACGTTGCGCCCTTCTGCAGCAGCAGTGGCGGGTGGCTGCCGCTGGTCTGCACGATGAACGCGACCAACGTGGTCACACAAACAGTGGAACTGATCGGCAGCACTGTAGCCGCTCTGGAACCCGCATTGCAGAACACACCGCCCGGCGCCGATGGCCTGGTGTGGCTTCCATTTCTGAATGGCGAGCGCACCCCCGACCTGCCCTCCGCACGCGGCACGCTGCTGGGCGTCTCAGCAAACAACTACACGCAACAGCACCTGATCCGCGCCATGGTGGAAGGCGTCAGCTTCGGCATCCTCGCAGGCTTGGAGCTGATCCTGCAAGGCGCCGCTGCGCAAACCGTACAACTGATCGGTGGCGGCGCGAAGTCGGCCGAATGGCGGCAACTGCTGGCGGATGCAACGGGCGCAACGATTCAGGTGCCTGCGGAGGAAGAAGCAGGCTGCCTCGGTGCCGCCATTCAGGCGATGTACGCGTGCGGCTGCGCCGCGGGAGACGGCGGTTCGTTTCAGGAGTTGGCCGACCGCTATGTGCGCGTGGATGATTCCAAGACGGCGAGGCCGAACCCTGCGAACCGTGATCTCTACCGTGCAGCCATGCGCGCTTACCAGGATGCACTTCACCACCAGTATCCGGAGACGGCAGGCAGCAGCGCAACATAGCAGAGCCGCGCTCTGCTGTAATGGGAGAGTTCATGCAAGCCGCTCCTATTCACGGTCTCCTGATTCTCGATAAGCCCGCGGGCCTCACCTCGCACGACGTGGTTGCGCTGGCCCGGCGCGCCACGAACGAGCGCTCCATCGGACACCTGGGAACGCTCGATCCCATGGCCACCGGCGTGCTCCCGCTTCTGATCGGCAAGTGGACGCGGCTGGCTTCGTTCTTCTCCACCGCAGAGAAGCTCTATACCGGCACCATCCGCTTCGGCTTCAGCACCGATACTTTCGACGCCGAGGGCGAGCGCATGAGCGAGCCGGAGCCGCTGACGCGCTCACTGGAAGAGCTACGCGCCCTAGCAGAGAAGTTTCGTGGAGAGATCGATCAGATGCCGCCGGTATTTTCGGCGAAGAAGATCGATGGCGTTCCCGCATACAAGCTTGCGCGGCAGGGCAAGCCCGTCGCTTTGAAGACATCACGCATCACCATCCATAACTTCACGCTCGATGCTTTGGACGGCGACACGGCCGAGTTCAGCATCCATGTGTCGTCCGGGGGTTACGTGCGTTCGGTGGCGCATGAACTGGGTCAGCTAGCCGGGTGCGGTGCGCACTTGAGCAGCCTGCGCAGGGTGCAGGCCGGACCCTTCACGCTGCAGCAGGCATGTACCCGCGACCAGTTGATCGACGCGGTGAACCACGGAAACGTGCGCGATCTCCTGCTTCACCCGAGGACAATCCTGCCGGAGTTCCCCGCCGTCGCAGCGGACGAGTCGTCTCTGACCAAACTGCGCAACGGACAGGCAGCGAACCTGCCGGAGTATTCGCAAAGCAGGATGGTTAAGGTGTTTCGCGGTCAAACGGAGCTGGCAGCGATATGCAGGCGCGTGGCCGGAACCCTGTTCCAGCCGCACCTCAACCTCGTGTAATCGACATACCTATTTCTTCAGCATCGGCTGCAGAAAGCCGAAGATATTCTTCGCGACCTGCCGGCAGCCCTGAGCAGTGGGGTGCACCCCATCCTGCTGGATGCTTCCGCTCACGCCCCACACGCCCTGTAGCAGAAACGGGTAAAGCGGGACGGAATACTTGTCTGCGACCACGTGGTACGTGCGGTTGAACTCCTGAATGTAAGCCTGGCCGAACTGCGGCGGCAGCGTGATGCCGGCAAGCGCAACTTCGGTTCCGCTGGATTTCAGTCGCTGAACGATCGCGTCCAGGTTGGCTCGCGAACTTGCAACGGGCACTCCGCGCAGACCGTCGTTGCCGCCGAACTCCACCACCGCGATGGCCGGATGCAAGGCGAGTACGCGGTCGACGCGCGCCAGACCGTCCTTCGTGGTTTCCCCACTGATGCCCAAGTTGACCACGCGGTAGTGATACCCGGCCTTGTCCAGCAGGCCTTGCAGGCGCGACGGATAGGAGTCGGCTGCGTCTACGCCGTAGCCGGCAGTCAGGCTGTCGCCAAAGCAGGCGATCACAGGGCGACCGTCATCGACGGCCTGTTGTTCCGTGGTGCTCATAGGCTTGGAATGTGCTCGCGCAATGGCCGCCTGGTAGTTAACGGCGCTGTTCTGGTTTTCGGATTGGCGTGTGGCCTGGCCGGGTTTGCATCCGTTCAGCCAAAGAGGGAGCAGGAAAAGCAGGGTAACCAACAACAGGAGCCGGGTTCGAGAGAGGTTAGGCATAGCGTCAATCATGTGAGATGCAGTGCGATACTGAGCGCGTGAGTTCCACGCCAAGCATCCGCGTTTCCAACCTGATCAAGACCATCCGCAACGGTTCCCGAACGGTCGAAATCCTTCGGGGCATCAGCTTTGACGTGACGGCCGGCGAGTTCGTCGCCATGGTCGGCGCGTCGGGCTCCGGCAAAAGCACGCTGCTCGGTCTGCTGGCCGGGCTCGACACACCCACCAGCGGCAACGTCAATCTGAACGGAACCGAGATCAGCTACCTGAAAGAGGACGATCTTGCAGCCGTCCGGGGCCGTCTGATCGGCTTTGTCTTCCAGAGTTACCAGTTAATCCCCACGTTGACCGCGCTGGAAAACGTGTTGCTGCCCTACGAACTGAACAGCAAGGGTCAGGAGCGCGAAGGCCTGGAACGTGCCCGGGGCCTGCTGGATGCAGTGGGTCTTGCGGATCGCGGAGATCATTATCCTGTTCAGCTCTCCGGCGGCGAACAGCAGCGGGTCGCCCTGGCACGCGCGTTTGTTCTGCGTCCGCCCATCGTGCTGGCCGACGAGCCTACCGGCAACCTGGACTCGCGCAACGGCGCGCAGGTGATGGACCTCCTGCTGAACCTGAACCGGAAGGAAGGAACCACGCTTGTGCTGGTCACGCACGACCCTGCCGTTGCTGCGCACGCGTCTCGCACGCTGACCATACGCGATGGCGCGTTGGTTTCCGATCAGCGCAATGACGCCTTCCCAGGGAGCACCAGCACTAATCCGAGGTTCGGCTGATGGCAGCGCTTCCTTGGTCCACGGCGGCGCGCGTCGCCTGGCGAGAGTTGCGAGCCTCGCGCACCAAATTCCTCTTCGTGGTTCTCAGCGTCGCTGTTGGCGTGGCGGCGCTTACAGGCGTGCGCGGCTTTTCCGCATCGTTTCGACATACTCTGCTGATCCGCGCTCGGTCGATTTTGGCAGGCGATTTGGGCGCAAGGATGTTTCAGCAGCCCACACCAAAGCAACTTGCATTGCTGGACCATGCCGCAGCCGGGCTTCGCCGCACCACCGTCACAGAGATGGCGTCCATGGCCACCGCCGCGAACTCGATGGATCCATTGCTGGTCGCGCTCAAGGCCATCGACCCCCGCGAATATCCCTACTATGGCCGGGTCGATCTGCAGCCGTCCATGCCCTTGGAACAGGCCGTCGGCAACGATTCGGTTGCGGTCGGTGAAGATCTGCTGATTCGCCTCCGCTTACATGTGGGCGACAGCATCACGCTCGGTGACCGCACCTTTCGCATTGCCGCCGTGGTCGAGAGCGAGCCGGATCGCTTGTCTGGTGCCTTTGCCGCAGGACCGCGGGTGCTCTCGAGCCAGCAGCAATTGGCGGAAACACACCTGCTGGCCACCGGTTCGCGTGCGAGCGAGCGATTCCTCTTCAAACTTCCATCACCCGACGATCGTGTCGTGGCAAAGCTCAAGGCTGCGGTCGAGGAAGCCCTGCCGGAAGCGAACGTCTCCGACTATCGGGAGACCAATCCGGCGATCACTGTTGCGCTGGATCGCGCGACAGACATCCTCTCCCTCGTCTCTCTGGTGGCACTGGTGCTGGGCGCGCTGGGCGTGGCGATGGCCATGCGCACCCATCTGCTGGAGCGGCTTGACTCCATCGCCATCATGAAGTCGCTGGGTGCCCAGAGCAGCAGCGTAGTTCGCATTTATCTTCTGCAAACCATCTTCCTGGGGCTGCTGGGCGGGGTTGTCGGCGTGCTGCTGGGCGTTGCGGTGCAGGTTGCGCTGCCGCTGCTGCTTGGCCGCATGTTGGGACTCTCGCCAGAGCTGCACATCGCGGGCAGCGCAGTGCTTACCGGCATCCTTACGGGGCTGATCATCACGGTCCTGTTTACGCTGCCGCCACTGCTCGACATCCGCAACGTTCGTCCCATATCTATCTTGCGGCGCGCCGTGGATGCGGAGCCCGCTCCGGCACTGCAACAGCTGCGTCAACGCCTGCGTGCCAACCTTGTACAGGTGGGCGCTATGGTGCTGATTTTGGCCGGTCTGGCCACCATTGCCGGTGTGCTTTCCGAGTCTCGCAAGGCTGGCCTGATCTTTGTGGTCGCTCTGGTCGCGGTATTGCTGGCTCTCATCGCTGCGGCAGCTTTGCTGCTTTGGATCCTGCGGCGCACCTTACAGCGCACGCGATTTTCGCTACCGCCTGCAGTGCGCCACGGGCTGGCGAATCTGTATCGTCCCGGCAATCCCTCAGCCGCTCTGTTGGCTGCGCTTGGCTTGGGTGTGATGCAGGTTGCTATCGTCTTCTTTCTCGGCCAGGCCTTCACGCACGAGCTGAAGCTGTCCACGCGCACGGACCTACCCAACGTCTTTCTGGTCGACATCGCCGATAACGAACTACTCGGTCTACAGAGTCTGCTGAAGCAGCAGCCGGAGGTTCGCGGCACGCCGGAATTTGTTCCCGTGCTGTCCTCGCGCATCCTGTCGGTGGACGGGGTTCCAGCCGCTCAATTGAAGCTGAAGAACTTCCCTCAGCGCATGCTGCAAAGCATTACGCTCACCTGGTCGGAGACGCTCCCCGAGGGCACGACGGTGCTGCAGGGTAAGTTCTGGCAGCCTGGCGAAACGCGGGCGCAACTCGCCATCGGCGAACGTCACGCGGAACGCCTTGGTGTAAAGCTGCACTCGCACATCGTCTTCGCAGCCGGCAGCGACGCGGATCGACCGATCGATGCAGAGGTCTCAGCCATCGTTCGCTCCGACGGTCAGCACGCGTACTCGCGCGCCGAATTCATCCTGCCGCGCGCGCCGCTCGACGGCATTTCGGAGGTCTGGTACGGCGCGGTGCATTCCGACCCGAACCAGGTAGGCGAACTGCAACGGGCGTTGTACGCAAAGTATCCGACCGTCACCGTGATCAACGTGGCGCAGGCGTTTGAGCAGCTGCGGAAGATCCTTGTGCAGGTTCAGCTTGTGGTGCAGTTCCTTGCAGGTTTCTCCATCTTTGCCGGATTAGTCATTCTGGCATCAGCCGTGGCAGGCACGCGCTACCGCCGCGTGCGCGAGGTGGTTGTCCTGAAAACGCTCGGCGCTACCCGTTTGCGCATCGGATCCATCTTCACGATCGAATTCGCCGTGCTCGGCCTGGTCGCCGGCCTTGTCGGCCTGCTCTTCGCCAATCTCAGCACGCGGGCGCTGCTGCGCCAAATGGACCTGGGCTACCACCTGAACGCGGCCGAGAACCTCGGCATGTGGATCCTTGTCGCGCTGCTCACCGTGGCGACGGGATGGCTTGCAAGCTACCGCATTCTGGGCCAGAAACCACTGGAAGTATTGCGCGAAGAATAACCCTACTGCGGGTACTCTCTTCCCTTCCACGAAACCTGCTTGGCGAGACCGACCTGCTGCCAGGACCGTACCAGCAACAGCGCGAGTAGGGGCAGAGCAAACACGGCCAGCGCGATGTCGATCGCATTTGCTCCTGACCGGCGTGTCCGTGTCCAGTAGCGCAGAATCACTCGCAGCCAAAGGACCCAGAACGCTGCTCGTTGCCACAGCAGCCACGGCAGCGACAGGCTGAGCACCGGCAGGCCTACCAAAAGAACGAAGTCCAGTATTCGTGCCGCGGCCAGCCATACCGGCCGCGGAAACAAGAGGGCCAGGTTCTTCGTCCAGCCTGCCATCATCTCGCCTGTGGTGCGATACATGCGCGCCGCCACGCTTTCTGGCGCATACCGCAGGCGAATGCCGTGGCGGCGCTTCAGCAAACGCGCCAGGGCCACATCCTCCAACACGCGATCCGCAACGGCCTGATGGCCGCCTACGCTGAAGTAAGCCGCCCTCTGCACCAGCAGGAACTGCCCGTTTGCCGCGGCGATCGGACTTCCAGGATCGTTGACGAGCTTTGGTGGATACGCCGTCGCTAGTTCTGAGAACACCAGAGGCAAAAGGGCGCGCTGCACTACGTTGGCCGCGATCTGCCGCGGCGAGTAGCTCAGCATCGCCACGCCGTGCCGTTCCGCTTCGATCACGGCCCGATGCGTCGTTCCAGGCTCATGCAGCGTGTCGGCATCGGTGAACAGCAGCCACTTCGCCGTCCGCGCCACAGGCTGATTTACTCCAAACCACAGGGCGGCATTCTTGCCGGTGAACCCGTGCCGTCTCGCCTGCAGTTGCGGAGCGCGCAAGACGTGCACTCCTTCGTGCTTGCCTGCGACATCCTGCGCAATGCGTAGGGTGTCGTCCGACGATTCGTCGTCGATCACAAAGATGTGCCAGTGCCGGCCCAACTGAAACCCGTCGCCTGACTGTCCGATCAGCGATGCCAAGCACCCTGGCAGATTATGCGCCTCGTTGCGAGCCGGGATCAGTACGGACAACTCGTGGGTGTCAGCCTCGTCCTGCTCCAACTCCACATAGGACCGCGACCGCAGCGAGGATGCCGGGTGCGTGGGCGCACTTCCATCCAGCCGCAAAGTAAACTCCGGCTCCTGTGATGCTGTTTGCTGTTCCGGGTCGACCATCGCTTCGTATCATAGGACCTGTGCTGCCCTCCTTCCGCTTCGTCCGCCGTTTCGCCGCGCTCGTGCTGCCATGTGCCCTGCTGGTTGCCAGCGGCTGCAACCGGGGCGACCACCCGCAACAGGTCTCGCAGCAAGCGCCGGATTTTGTGGTTCGCGACGGTGCGCGCACGGTCCGCCTGCAGGATTATCGGGGCAAGACGGTCGTCCTGAACTTCTGGGCCACATGGTGTGCGCCCTGCCTGGACGAGTTGCCGAGCCTGCAACAGATGCAGCAGCAGGTGCCGCAGGTGCAAGTGCTGGCGGTGTCCATCGATGACGACCCCGTGGCCTACGCCGATTTCCTGAAGCAATACAAGCTGAAGCTGTTCAGTGTGCGAGATGGATCCGAAGGCGCGAACCTCCGCTTCGGATCGATCCGCGTTCCAGAAACGTTTGTGATCGACCGCAACGGTGTCATTCGCCGGAAATTCGTCGGTCCGCAGGACTGGACGTCGCCCGAAATCGAGAGCTTCCTGACGAAGCTGTAGATTAGCGTCGTCGCCAGAACCACACCGCGACGCCTGCAGCTACCGCCGCACCCACGCCCAAACGCACTCGCGCGCGCCGACGCTCCTCCAACAGAGGCCGGCGAGCAAGTTCTTCCGGTGCAGCTGTGTTCCTGTCAGGATGGCTCGCCAGGTCCAGCAACTCCGCGAGGTGCACGCCATGGCGGGAGGCGTTTTGCGAAATGGCCTCCCGGCATGAGAAACCGTCGGCCAGCACCGCCGTGGACATCGGGGCTTCCCGAACTGTGGGCAGGAGGACGCGCTCTGCGAGCGCCTGCGACACGTCGAAGTTTTCTTTCTCGAAGCCGAACGGACCCGCCATACCGCAGCAACCCGAATCCAGCACCGTGGCGCGAGCGCCCATGCGCTGCAGCACCTCTTCTTCGGCGCTCATCTTCATCAACGCCTTGTGGTGGCAATGGCCCTGGACAGTCACCTCCACGGGCCAGTGGGGCGGCTGCCAATCCGGAGCGTGCTTCTGAAGGAACTCCGACAAGAGATACGTCTGATCGCGGAGCCGCTGCGCCCGCGGATCCCCGGGCAACATCTCGGTCAACTCGTCGCGGAAGACCGACGCACAGCTCGGCTCCAACACGACGACCGGCATGCCCGCGTCCAACTCCGCTTCGATGCTGTCCAGGGTTCGCTGCAAATAAGCTTTTGCCTGGTCCAGCAAGCCGAAGTCATACAGCGGTCGTCCGCAGCAAACGTGCCCGCGGGGCACATGCACCCGGAAGCCTGCTGATTCCAACACCCGCTGCGCAGCGGACGAAACCTGCGGCTGAAAGTAGTTGTTGAACGTGTCCGGCCAGAGCAGGACATCGCGCACACCGCGTCTGTTGCCGGGCGCGCTCATCGGTCCAGCCGACTTACGAATAGATTGATAGCTGCGAGCCGCGAACTGCGGAATAGCGCGCTGCTGTGCCACTCCAAGCAGCGCCTTCGCCAGGAACGCCACGCCCGGCACACGCAGCAGCAAATTGAGTGCCTCGGGCGAGGTCCACGAAGCAAGCCGCGCCCACTGGTCGATAAACCCGAACGCATAGGCCCGCAACGGTCGCCGATGCATTCGATGATAGTGGGCCATGAACTCGGCCTTGTACGTGGCCATGTCCACGTTCACGGGGCACTCACTCTTGCAGGCCTTGCAGCTCAGGCACAGCTCCAGCGTCTCCTTCACGTCTTCGTCGTCCCACAGCGCCTCGCCCACACCGCCGCCCAGCACTTCACCCTGCAGCATTTCAAACAGCGCGTGCGCCCGGCCACGCGTCGAGTGCCGTTCGTCCCGCGTGGCCATGTAGCTGGGGCACATGGTGCCGCCGACCTCTTTGCGACACTTGCCGACACCAACGCAGCGCTCTGCCGCATGCGCAAAGCTGCCTCCATCGCTTGCATACGCAAAGTGCAGATTGGCGGGCTCCGCTGGCGCAAAGTCCGCGCCGTAGCGAAGATCGGCGTGCGGCTGGCGGGCGCGGATGAGCTTGCCGGGATTCATCTTGCCGGCTGGATCCCAGAGGTCCTTGAAGCGCTCAAACGCGCGCATCAGTTCCGAGCCGTACATCTTTTCCAGCAGCGCGCCCCGTGCCTGTCCGTCGCCGTGCTCTCCGCTCAGCGACCCGCCGAAGCTGACCGTCAGATCGGCGGCCCGGTCCAGAAACGCGCGAAAGTGCCGGATGCCCGCTTCGCTGCGCAGATCAAAGTCGATGCGCACATGCACGCACGCCTGCCCGAAGTGACCATAGAACGCGGTGTCGTACCCGAACTCGTCCAGCAGGGCGCGGAAGGCGCGCAGGTACGCGCCCAGCTTTTCCGGCGCAACCGCGTGATCCTCCCAACCTTCCCATCCAGGCTTCTGCCCCGGCACAAAGGCGGTCGCACCCAACGCTGCCTCGCGAACCTCCCACAACCGGCGCTGCTCCCTCACAGGCTTGATCAGCAGCGCCTGCGCTACTCCGCCCACCAGCGAGTCTGCAAAAGCCGCAGCCCGCTCCTGGCTCTCAGCTTCAGTGTCGGCGCCGAACTCTACGTACAGCCAGCCGTTACCCGCAGGCAGCAGACCGATGCTCGCCAGCAGCATCGACTTGCGGCGCATGAATTCGACCAGCTTGCCGTCGAAACCTTCCACAGCGATCGGCTGGTGCTCCAGGATTGCGGGGACATGATCGGCTGCGACGAAGATGTCCGGAAAACCGACCACGACCAGCGTTCGACACGATGGATTGCGCTTGAGGCGCAACTTCGCCGAGAGAATCACGACGCAGGTGGCTTCGCTACCGACCAGCGCCCGCGCCACATTGAAGCTCCGCTCCGGCAGCAGTTCATTCAGGTTGTAGCCGCTGACTCGCCGCGGGATATCCGGAAAGCGTTCACGCACCAGCGCGCCGTACTGGTCGCGCAGCTCAAGCAACTCCTGGTAGATCTCGGCGCGGCGATCGCGCCCCGCGAGGATTCGCGCAAGCTCCGCTTCGTTGGTCTCACCAGCGGTAAGGATCGTGCCGTCGTACAGCAGCACTTCAAGCTCAAGCGTATTGTCGTCCGTCTTGCCGCCAAACAGGGCGTGCGAGCCGCAGGAGTTGTTGCCCAGCATGCCGCCCAACGTGCAATGCGAATGCGTTGCAGGATCCGGTGCGAAGAACCACCCAAGCGGTTTGACGACCGCCTGCAACGCATCCAGCACGATGCCGGGCTCCACGCGAACCCAGCCTGCATCGGCGTCCACCTCAAGCACGTGGTGCATGTATCGGGAAAAGTCGAGAATGACCGCCACGTTTGTACATTGGCCGGCAAGCGACGTGCCTGCGCCGCGCGAAAGCAGCGGAGCTCCGAAGCTACGGCACACCGCCACCGCCGCGATGACGTCTTCGCGCGTGCGCGGCAGAACTACGCCGATAGGGATGTGCCGGTAGTTCGACGCATCGGTCGCGTAGAGGGCTCGCGTTCCGCGATCGAACTGAACGTCACCCGTGACCGCCTGCCGGAGAGCTGCTTCCAGCTCCCCGGCCTGATCGAAATTGTCTGGAGAATACGCGTGCGACGACGGAGGTAGCGGCGCAATCTGCACCAGGTCCGGCAAGGTGGTACTCATCAGCACGAGCATACGCGCTTGGCGGCGCGACTTGCACCTTGCCTGCCTGGGCCGATTTAGGAGGTGTAAGGCGCGAGCGGCGGGACGTCGTAACCCATGTCACGCAGTACCTTGCGCATGTACTCCTGGCTCTTGCGCACGCCGGGTACCGGGTCGTCTGCCTTGATCTCGTATTCCAGATCGACGTAGCCGGGATAGCTGATGTCGATCAGCGCCTTGAAGATCTTCGCCACTGGCATCACGCCTTCGCCCACCGCCACCTGGCTCTCGCGGCTGTGGGGATCTGCAAGATCCTTCAAGTGGCAGTCGTACAGCCTCTTGCCGGCCATGTTCACCGCTTCCACCGGATCGGTGCCCGCGCGCAGCGTATGACCGAAGTCGATGCAGTATCCGACGCGATGATCCAGCGGCTCAATGAACTTCTGGATATCGAAGGGCGACGGCCATTCTTTGTCCTCAGGTCCGTGATTGTGGATGGCCATGCGGATGTCGTACTGGGAACAAAAGTGCGCGACCCGGCCTAAAGCCTCATGCGAAGGAGATCCGACGAACAATGGGATCTTTGCCGCTTTCAGATATTCAAAGGACGGCCGAACCGCCTCGTCCGTGTCGGTCTTGAAGTAGATGGTGCCGGCGGCCGTCAGCCGGATGCCCGCATCGCGAAACACCTGCGCACGCTGCGCAACCGTGTCCAGCGGCTCCATGGGCAGGTGGAAGTCCGGCTTAATGTTCAGGTCCCGCAAACCCAACTGCTGCAGCATCTGGATCATCTGCGGAGTCTTGAAGCTGCGAAAGCTGTAGGAGCACTGGCCGAATTTCAGCGGC contains:
- a CDS encoding TlpA family protein disulfide reductase; translated protein: MLPSFRFVRRFAALVLPCALLVASGCNRGDHPQQVSQQAPDFVVRDGARTVRLQDYRGKTVVLNFWATWCAPCLDELPSLQQMQQQVPQVQVLAVSIDDDPVAYADFLKQYKLKLFSVRDGSEGANLRFGSIRVPETFVIDRNGVIRRKFVGPQDWTSPEIESFLTKL
- a CDS encoding FAD-binding and (Fe-S)-binding domain-containing protein; protein product: MSTTLPDLVQIAPLPPSSHAYSPDNFDQAGELEAALRQAVTGDVQFDRGTRALYATDASNYRHIPIGVVLPRTREDVIAAVAVCRSFGAPLLSRGAGTSLAGQCTNVAVILDFSRYMHHVLEVDADAGWVRVEPGIVLDALQAVVKPLGWFFAPDPATHSHCTLGGMLGNNSCGSHALFGGKTDDNTLELEVLLYDGTILTAGETNEAELARILAGRDRRAEIYQELLELRDQYGALVRERFPDIPRRVSGYNLNELLPERSFNVARALVGSEATCVVILSAKLRLKRNPSCRTLVVVGFPDIFVAADHVPAILEHQPIAVEGFDGKLVEFMRRKSMLLASIGLLPAGNGWLYVEFGADTEAESQERAAAFADSLVGGVAQALLIKPVREQRRLWEVREAALGATAFVPGQKPGWEGWEDHAVAPEKLGAYLRAFRALLDEFGYDTAFYGHFGQACVHVRIDFDLRSEAGIRHFRAFLDRAADLTVSFGGSLSGEHGDGQARGALLEKMYGSELMRAFERFKDLWDPAGKMNPGKLIRARQPHADLRYGADFAPAEPANLHFAYASDGGSFAHAAERCVGVGKCRKEVGGTMCPSYMATRDERHSTRGRAHALFEMLQGEVLGGGVGEALWDDEDVKETLELCLSCKACKSECPVNVDMATYKAEFMAHYHRMHRRPLRAYAFGFIDQWARLASWTSPEALNLLLRVPGVAFLAKALLGVAQQRAIPQFAARSYQSIRKSAGPMSAPGNRRGVRDVLLWPDTFNNYFQPQVSSAAQRVLESAGFRVHVPRGHVCCGRPLYDFGLLDQAKAYLQRTLDSIEAELDAGMPVVVLEPSCASVFRDELTEMLPGDPRAQRLRDQTYLLSEFLQKHAPDWQPPHWPVEVTVQGHCHHKALMKMSAEEEVLQRMGARATVLDSGCCGMAGPFGFEKENFDVSQALAERVLLPTVREAPMSTAVLADGFSCREAISQNASRHGVHLAELLDLASHPDRNTAAPEELARRPLLEERRRARVRLGVGAAVAAGVAVWFWRRR
- a CDS encoding sugar phosphate isomerase/epimerase family protein, translating into MTTTTRRDVLRGAALVSAAAMFPFPVLAAKASPLKFGQCSYSFRSFKTPQMIQMLQQLGLRDLNIKPDFHLPMEPLDTVAQRAQVFRDAGIRLTAAGTIYFKTDTDEAVRPSFEYLKAAKIPLFVGSPSHEALGRVAHFCSQYDIRMAIHNHGPEDKEWPSPFDIQKFIEPLDHRVGYCIDFGHTLRAGTDPVEAVNMAGKRLYDCHLKDLADPHSRESQVAVGEGVMPVAKIFKALIDISYPGYVDLEYEIKADDPVPGVRKSQEYMRKVLRDMGYDVPPLAPYTS